A region from the Paraburkholderia youngii genome encodes:
- a CDS encoding 4-hydroxyphenylpyruvate dioxygenase family protein, translated as MPSDLPTPEAAQRAVIAPEHNPLGTAGLEFVEFAARDPQALGETFKRLGFKAIARHISKDVTLYRQGEMNFLINAEPDSFAARYAEEYGVGICAIGIRVADAQRAFARAVELGAWEFEGERLGAGELLIPAIQGIGDSHIYFVDRWRGRGGQRGGLGDISIFDIDFRPIEIDTAEADLSHAGSGLVAVDHLTQTVGEGRMQEWIDFYRDLLNFREIHELHANWHVSAESRVMVSPCGAIRIPLYEEGTRRTNLMHEYLPDHPGEGVQHIALATDDIFACVERLLANGVEFVEPPPRYYEQLDARLPGHGLDVERLRRTHVLVDGEIGADGVPLLFFQTFVRRRAGEIFFEIVQRQGHHGFGEGNLAALAQARASN; from the coding sequence ATGCCCAGCGACTTGCCCACTCCCGAGGCCGCGCAGCGCGCCGTGATCGCGCCGGAGCACAATCCGCTCGGCACGGCCGGCCTCGAATTCGTCGAGTTCGCCGCCCGCGATCCGCAGGCGCTCGGCGAGACCTTCAAGCGGCTCGGCTTCAAGGCGATCGCGCGTCATATCAGCAAGGACGTGACGCTGTACCGTCAGGGCGAGATGAATTTCCTGATCAACGCGGAGCCCGATTCGTTCGCGGCGCGCTACGCGGAGGAATACGGGGTCGGCATCTGCGCGATCGGGATTCGGGTCGCCGACGCGCAGCGCGCGTTCGCACGCGCGGTGGAACTCGGCGCGTGGGAGTTCGAGGGCGAACGCCTCGGGGCCGGCGAACTGCTGATTCCGGCGATTCAAGGTATCGGCGATTCCCACATCTATTTCGTCGATCGCTGGCGCGGACGCGGCGGTCAGCGCGGCGGCCTCGGCGATATCTCGATCTTCGACATCGACTTCCGCCCCATCGAAATCGACACGGCCGAAGCCGATCTGAGTCACGCGGGCAGCGGCCTGGTCGCGGTCGATCATTTGACGCAAACCGTTGGCGAAGGCCGCATGCAGGAGTGGATCGACTTCTATCGCGACCTGCTGAATTTCCGCGAGATTCACGAGTTGCACGCGAATTGGCACGTGTCGGCGGAATCGCGCGTGATGGTGTCGCCGTGCGGCGCGATCCGCATACCGCTGTACGAGGAGGGCACGCGCCGGACCAACCTGATGCACGAGTATCTGCCCGATCATCCGGGCGAAGGCGTGCAGCACATTGCACTCGCCACCGACGACATCTTCGCGTGCGTCGAGCGTCTGCTCGCGAACGGCGTCGAATTCGTCGAGCCGCCGCCGCGCTACTACGAGCAACTCGATGCACGCTTGCCGGGCCACGGGCTCGATGTCGAGCGGCTGCGGCGCACGCATGTGCTCGTGGACGGTGAGATCGGCGCGGACGGCGTGCCGCTGCTGTTTTTCCAGACCTTCGTACGCCGTCGCGCCGGCGAGATCTTCTTCGAGATCGTGCAACGCCAGGGACATCATGGCTTCGGCGAAGGCAATTTGGCCGCATTGGCGCAGGCGCGCGCCTCCAACTGA
- the pcaG gene encoding protocatechuate 3,4-dioxygenase subunit alpha, translating to MTTLKQTPSQTVGPYFAYGLCPQQYDFDYKSLFTHVLADMEAAGEHITIVGQVFDGDGKVVGDAMIEMSQVDSNGHYPESREDILKTGFHGFARVGTGTDPHKRFIVETVKPGRANPDEAPHIDVILTMRGMLLHTFTRIYFEDEAQANEQDAVLASVPAERRDTLIARRVAGTANVYRFDIHMQGDQETVFFDL from the coding sequence ATGACGACTCTCAAGCAAACGCCTTCGCAGACCGTTGGTCCGTACTTCGCCTACGGTCTTTGTCCGCAGCAATACGACTTCGACTACAAGAGCCTGTTCACGCACGTGCTGGCCGACATGGAAGCGGCCGGCGAGCACATCACGATCGTCGGTCAGGTGTTCGACGGCGACGGCAAGGTGGTTGGCGACGCGATGATCGAAATGTCGCAGGTCGACTCGAACGGCCACTATCCGGAATCGCGCGAGGACATCCTGAAGACCGGCTTTCACGGCTTTGCGCGCGTCGGTACCGGTACGGACCCGCACAAGCGCTTCATCGTCGAGACGGTGAAGCCGGGCCGCGCGAATCCCGACGAAGCGCCGCACATCGACGTGATCCTGACGATGCGCGGCATGCTGCTGCACACGTTCACGCGCATCTATTTCGAGGACGAAGCGCAGGCGAACGAGCAGGACGCCGTGCTGGCGTCGGTGCCGGCCGAGCGCCGTGACACGCTGATCGCGCGACGCGTTGCCGGTACGGCCAACGTGTACCGCTTCGACATCCACATGCAGGGCGATCAGGAAACCGTGTTTTTCGACCTGTGA
- a CDS encoding H-NS family nucleoid-associated regulatory protein: MKEREGQQRLFERDENLRERMIAWIRRRMDDHNITLEALAESLEADANAVAAVLYRDAFGNTWDGQGDKPAWLARAIHAGQSIDHFRC, encoded by the coding sequence ATGAAAGAACGAGAAGGACAACAACGACTGTTCGAACGCGACGAGAACCTCCGGGAGCGCATGATCGCGTGGATTCGTCGACGCATGGACGACCACAACATCACCCTCGAAGCGCTGGCCGAATCGCTCGAAGCCGATGCGAACGCCGTGGCCGCGGTGCTGTACCGCGACGCGTTCGGCAACACGTGGGACGGTCAGGGCGATAAACCGGCGTGGCTCGCGCGCGCGATTCACGCCGGACAAAGCATCGATCATTTCCGCTGCTAA
- the pcaH gene encoding protocatechuate 3,4-dioxygenase subunit beta — MEDSILSPRDFASHPEYVYPPYGSSVKRGPTRPLIPLKERLRDQRVPVYGSDDLDPLDNDLTRNAVRNGEPLGERIIVTGRVLDEGGRPVRNTLVEIWQANAAGRYVHKADQHDAPLDPNFLGAGRCITDNEGRYRFLTIKPGAYPWGNHPNAWRPQHIHFSLFGDHFGSRLVTQMYFPGDPLLAFDPIYQGTPENARERMISKFSLDITQEAYALGYDFDIVLRGPNETPMER; from the coding sequence ATGGAAGATTCAATTCTTTCCCCGCGAGATTTCGCGTCCCATCCCGAGTACGTCTATCCGCCGTACGGTTCGTCGGTCAAGCGCGGCCCGACCCGTCCGCTGATTCCGCTGAAAGAACGTCTGCGCGACCAGCGCGTGCCGGTCTACGGCAGCGACGACCTCGATCCGCTCGACAACGACCTGACCCGCAACGCGGTGCGCAATGGCGAGCCGCTCGGCGAGCGCATCATCGTGACGGGCCGCGTGCTCGACGAAGGCGGCCGTCCGGTGCGCAACACGCTCGTGGAAATCTGGCAGGCGAACGCCGCCGGCCGCTATGTGCACAAGGCCGACCAGCACGACGCGCCGCTCGATCCGAACTTCCTCGGCGCGGGCCGCTGCATCACGGACAACGAAGGCCGTTACCGCTTCTTGACCATCAAGCCGGGCGCGTATCCGTGGGGCAACCATCCGAACGCATGGCGTCCGCAGCACATCCACTTCTCGCTGTTCGGCGATCACTTCGGCTCGCGTCTCGTCACGCAGATGTACTTCCCCGGCGATCCGCTGCTTGCGTTCGACCCGATCTACCAGGGCACTCCGGAAAACGCCCGTGAGCGCATGATCTCGAAGTTCTCGCTCGACATTACGCAAGAGGCCTATGCGCTCGGCTACGATTTCGACATCGTGCTGCGCGGCCCGAACGAAACCCCGATGGAGCGCTAA
- the pcaQ gene encoding pca operon transcription factor PcaQ — MQRSLADSRVKFRHLQCFLAVAQFGSVQRAADSLSITQPAVSKTVAELETILGVKLFERGRHGAVPTREGQLFMPHASACVSALRQGVDLLARAEGAAAATLEVGVLPTVAAVLVPPVLRQFSTQWPRVIVRLATGANPELLERLKAGSIEFAIGRLADPERMVGLSFEQLFTEPLIAVVRAGHPLAQGTALPATSLEDFPIVLPPFGTLIRQSTESLLSAWGVAPLSGFVEVLSVSTGRALTLENGAVWFVPQSAVEYELAHGMLVRLPLPFAGTGEPVGLIRRSDTQPSAVGRAFIEAVREVARGRMAAVSGKDAGKSTGKTAGKTARKGGPGDAALE; from the coding sequence ATGCAACGCAGTCTCGCGGATAGCCGCGTCAAATTTCGCCATCTCCAGTGCTTTCTGGCCGTCGCGCAGTTCGGCAGCGTCCAGCGGGCGGCGGACAGTCTGTCGATCACCCAGCCGGCGGTATCGAAGACGGTCGCCGAGCTGGAAACCATTCTCGGCGTGAAGCTGTTCGAGCGCGGCCGTCACGGCGCGGTGCCGACGCGCGAGGGGCAGCTTTTCATGCCGCACGCAAGCGCCTGCGTGAGCGCGCTGCGCCAGGGCGTCGATCTGCTGGCGCGCGCCGAGGGCGCGGCCGCCGCGACGCTCGAAGTCGGCGTGCTGCCCACTGTCGCCGCGGTGCTGGTTCCGCCCGTGCTGAGACAGTTCTCGACGCAGTGGCCGCGCGTGATCGTGCGCCTCGCGACCGGCGCAAATCCGGAATTGCTCGAACGCCTGAAAGCGGGTTCGATCGAATTCGCGATCGGCCGTCTCGCGGACCCCGAGCGGATGGTCGGCCTGAGCTTCGAGCAGTTGTTTACCGAGCCGCTGATCGCGGTCGTGCGCGCCGGGCATCCGCTCGCGCAGGGAACGGCCTTGCCGGCCACGTCGCTGGAGGATTTTCCGATCGTGCTGCCGCCGTTCGGCACGCTGATCCGCCAGTCGACCGAAAGCCTGCTGAGCGCGTGGGGCGTGGCGCCGTTGTCAGGGTTCGTCGAGGTGTTGTCGGTATCGACGGGGCGTGCGCTGACGCTCGAAAACGGCGCGGTGTGGTTCGTGCCGCAAAGCGCGGTCGAATACGAACTCGCGCACGGCATGCTGGTGCGCTTGCCGCTGCCGTTTGCGGGCACCGGCGAGCCGGTGGGGCTGATCCGTCGCTCGGATACGCAGCCGTCGGCGGTGGGGCGCGCGTTTATCGAGGCGGTGCGCGAGGTCGCGCGGGGCAGAATGGCGGCGGTGTCGGGCAAGGATGCGGGCAAAAGCACCGGTAAAACCGCCGGCAAAACGGCGCGCAAAGGCGGCCCGGGCGACGCGGCGCTCGAGTGA
- a CDS encoding DUF1338 domain-containing protein, whose product MRNLKNANVEQLLVKLLGAEKTARLFATLNHPHVLNEWESGSVTRAELAQAMNMALFDDLLARSENGRRYTEETVAAGGSVYFDHGALRTVRWPHSGALPPGEAAFARILRPLGFRINGRYPLDRLGMTGRAWAHDDAPDEIAQFFVSELHPERFSAAFQQAVTNVIGASRDPLTRRASGLLWELERDGVLPIDAAQELLPVIVGAFARQHEMPREADYEVLLKESAEMAWIATEGNAFNHATDRVADVFKLSDEQKAKGRPMKPDVEHSRSGRVFQTAYRADLVQREFRAADGSVVTRDVPGSFYEFITRKRSFDQDARRWETDLRFDAGNAQGIFRMTASQAA is encoded by the coding sequence ATGCGAAACCTGAAGAATGCGAACGTCGAACAACTGCTGGTGAAGCTGCTGGGCGCGGAGAAGACCGCGCGCCTGTTTGCGACGCTGAATCATCCGCATGTGTTGAACGAGTGGGAAAGCGGCAGCGTCACGCGTGCCGAACTCGCACAGGCGATGAACATGGCGCTGTTCGACGACCTGCTCGCGCGCTCGGAAAACGGCCGCCGCTATACGGAGGAAACCGTCGCCGCCGGCGGCAGCGTGTACTTCGATCATGGCGCGCTGCGCACCGTGCGCTGGCCGCACAGCGGCGCGTTGCCGCCCGGCGAGGCCGCGTTCGCGCGCATCCTGCGGCCGCTCGGCTTTCGGATCAACGGCCGTTATCCGCTCGATCGGCTCGGCATGACCGGCCGCGCATGGGCGCATGACGACGCGCCCGACGAGATCGCGCAGTTCTTCGTCAGCGAACTGCACCCGGAGCGTTTTTCCGCGGCGTTCCAGCAGGCGGTGACGAACGTGATCGGTGCATCGCGCGATCCGTTGACGCGGCGCGCTAGTGGCCTGTTGTGGGAACTCGAACGCGACGGCGTGCTGCCGATCGATGCGGCGCAAGAGTTGCTACCAGTAATAGTCGGTGCGTTCGCGCGTCAGCACGAGATGCCACGCGAAGCCGACTACGAAGTATTGTTGAAGGAGTCGGCGGAGATGGCGTGGATCGCGACCGAAGGTAACGCGTTCAATCACGCGACCGATCGCGTCGCGGATGTGTTCAAGCTGTCGGACGAACAGAAGGCGAAGGGTCGGCCAATGAAGCCGGACGTCGAGCATTCGCGTTCTGGGCGCGTGTTCCAGACCGCGTATCGCGCGGATCTCGTGCAACGCGAATTTCGCGCGGCCGACGGCAGCGTCGTCACGCGCGACGTGCCGGGCTCGTTCTACGAATTCATCACGCGCAAGCGCAGTTTCGATCAGGACGCGCGCCGCTGGGAAACGGACCTGCGTTTCGACGCGGGCAACGCACAGGGCATCTTCCGGATGACCGCAAGCCAGGCGGCCTGA
- a CDS encoding LysR substrate-binding domain-containing protein, translating into MRKFKIPNMGALLAFEAAARHESFTHAARELFLTESAVSRQINTLESNLGVRLFVRVKQRVVLTRAGKVYSAQVRRSLEHLDRDTLSIIAHGSGGGYLELAVLPTFASQWLIPRMATFNEQYPDVRVNMGVRTATFPFADTHFEAAIHYGKPTWPGTSADFLFSEEVVPICAASLLKRPVRNVAELLNYPLLHSTTRPDGWASWFANFGVDDNRTMQGVRYELHTMLISAAAAGLGIALVPRFFVDTQLQQFGLVIPFDGPAVADAAYYLVYPTELSHGKPLANFREWLLREAAAYGAIYPELAERPEGA; encoded by the coding sequence GTGCGAAAGTTCAAGATTCCCAACATGGGCGCGCTGCTCGCGTTCGAAGCCGCGGCGCGGCACGAGAGCTTCACGCACGCGGCGCGCGAGCTGTTCCTCACCGAAAGCGCGGTGTCGCGACAGATCAATACACTCGAAAGCAATCTAGGCGTGCGGCTGTTCGTGCGCGTCAAGCAACGCGTGGTGCTGACGCGCGCGGGCAAGGTCTACAGCGCGCAGGTGCGACGCTCGCTCGAACACCTCGATCGCGACACGCTGTCGATCATCGCGCACGGCAGCGGCGGCGGCTATCTGGAACTCGCGGTATTGCCGACGTTCGCATCGCAATGGCTGATTCCGCGCATGGCGACATTCAATGAACAATACCCGGACGTGCGCGTGAACATGGGCGTGCGTACCGCGACGTTCCCGTTCGCCGACACGCATTTCGAAGCGGCGATTCACTACGGCAAGCCGACGTGGCCGGGTACGTCGGCCGATTTTCTGTTCAGCGAGGAAGTGGTGCCGATCTGCGCGGCGAGCCTGCTGAAGCGGCCGGTCCGTAACGTCGCCGAACTACTCAACTATCCGCTGCTTCATTCGACGACGCGACCCGATGGCTGGGCGAGCTGGTTCGCAAATTTCGGCGTCGACGACAATCGCACGATGCAGGGCGTGCGCTACGAACTGCACACGATGCTGATCAGCGCGGCCGCGGCCGGACTCGGCATTGCACTGGTACCGCGCTTCTTCGTCGACACGCAGTTGCAGCAGTTCGGTCTCGTGATTCCGTTCGACGGACCCGCCGTTGCCGACGCCGCGTACTACCTCGTGTACCCAACCGAGTTGAGCCACGGCAAACCGCTCGCGAATTTCCGCGAGTGGCTGCTGCGCGAAGCGGCCGCGTACGGCGCGATTTATCCGGAGTTGGCGGAGCGGCCCGAGGGGGCGTGA
- a CDS encoding acyl-CoA synthetase: protein MTQHMFDEGLGRREANYVPLTPVDFLVRAAQVYGERLAIVHGEIRRNWRETYERARRLASALREAGIGRGDTVAALLPNIPPMVEAHFGVPMAGAVLNTLNTRLDVATLLFMLRHGEAKALIVDTEYGEFAHRAALEFPELRVISVADAQPADAAQFIRATDYEQFLQTGDPSYEWTPPTDEWDAIALNYTSGTTGDPKGVVYHHRGAYLNALSNILEWDMPKHAVYLWTLPMFHCNGWCFPWTVAARAGVNVCLRKFDAKTVFELIRREHITHYCGAPIVQSSLANAPAEWREGITHRVSTMVAGAAPPPAVIAKMKQIGFDLTHVYGLTETYGPAAVCAKQQEWDALDEQISADLTARQGVRYHLQAAVAVLDADTLAPVPDDGETIGEIMFRGNICMKGYLKNERATEAAFNGGWFHTGDLGVRTADGYIRIRDRSKDIIISGGENISSIEVEDTLYRHPAVSVAAVVAMADPKWGEVPCAFIELKEGAQATEEEIIAHCRLFLAGFKLPKAVRFGELPKTSTGKIQKFELRARIKAEGKA, encoded by the coding sequence ATGACACAGCACATGTTCGACGAAGGCCTCGGGCGGCGCGAGGCCAATTATGTCCCGTTGACGCCGGTCGATTTCCTCGTGCGCGCAGCGCAAGTGTATGGCGAGCGGCTCGCGATCGTCCACGGGGAGATCCGCCGTAACTGGCGCGAGACGTATGAGCGCGCGCGGCGGCTCGCGAGCGCGCTGCGCGAGGCCGGCATCGGCCGCGGCGATACGGTCGCCGCGCTGCTGCCGAACATTCCGCCGATGGTCGAGGCGCACTTCGGCGTGCCGATGGCCGGCGCCGTGCTGAACACGCTGAACACGCGGCTCGACGTCGCGACGCTGCTGTTCATGCTGCGCCACGGGGAGGCGAAGGCGCTGATCGTCGATACCGAATACGGCGAGTTTGCGCATCGCGCTGCGCTCGAATTCCCGGAACTGCGCGTGATCAGCGTGGCCGATGCGCAGCCCGCCGACGCCGCGCAGTTCATCCGCGCGACCGACTACGAGCAGTTCCTGCAAACCGGCGACCCGTCCTACGAGTGGACTCCGCCCACCGACGAATGGGACGCGATCGCGCTGAACTACACGTCGGGCACGACCGGTGACCCGAAGGGCGTGGTCTACCATCACCGTGGCGCGTATCTGAACGCGCTGAGCAACATTCTCGAATGGGATATGCCGAAGCACGCGGTCTATCTGTGGACGCTGCCGATGTTCCACTGCAACGGCTGGTGCTTTCCGTGGACCGTGGCCGCGCGCGCGGGCGTCAACGTCTGTCTGCGCAAGTTCGACGCGAAGACCGTGTTCGAGCTGATTCGACGCGAGCACATCACGCACTACTGCGGAGCGCCGATCGTACAGAGTTCGCTCGCGAACGCGCCGGCCGAATGGCGCGAGGGCATCACGCATCGCGTGTCGACGATGGTCGCGGGCGCCGCGCCGCCGCCCGCGGTGATCGCGAAGATGAAGCAGATCGGATTCGACCTGACGCACGTGTACGGGCTCACAGAAACCTATGGCCCGGCGGCCGTCTGCGCGAAGCAGCAGGAGTGGGACGCGCTCGACGAGCAAATCAGCGCCGACCTGACCGCCCGCCAGGGCGTGCGGTATCACCTGCAGGCGGCGGTCGCGGTGCTCGATGCGGACACGCTCGCGCCGGTGCCGGACGACGGCGAAACGATCGGCGAGATCATGTTTCGCGGCAACATCTGCATGAAGGGCTATCTGAAGAACGAGCGGGCGACCGAAGCCGCTTTCAATGGCGGCTGGTTCCATACCGGCGATCTCGGTGTGCGCACGGCCGACGGCTATATCCGCATCCGCGACCGCAGCAAGGACATCATCATTTCGGGCGGCGAGAACATTTCGAGCATCGAGGTCGAGGACACGCTGTACCGGCATCCGGCGGTGTCGGTGGCGGCGGTGGTCGCAATGGCAGATCCGAAGTGGGGCGAGGTGCCGTGCGCGTTCATCGAGTTGAAGGAAGGCGCGCAGGCGACCGAGGAGGAAATCATCGCGCACTGCCGGCTGTTTTTGGCCGGCTTCAAGTTGCCGAAGGCGGTGCGCTTTGGCGAGTTGCCGAAGACCTCGACGGGGAAGATCCAGAAGTTCGAATTGCGCGCGCGGATCAAGGCAGAGGGAAAAGCGTAA
- a CDS encoding LysE family translocator — protein MPASTAILTILAALLLGAMSPGPSFVIVARNAIGLSRGDGLATALGMGIGGVFFSGIALLGLYTLLATVEWLYVGLKVAGGVYLVYLASKIWRGAAKPLAFSETQTGSGVNPRKSFWVGLSTQLSNPKTAVYYGSIFAALLPQHPPVWCYFALPPAIFAIEAGWYTIVALCFSSQRPREIYLRWKAWIDRIAAGAVTALGLRLILNAHKVGI, from the coding sequence ATGCCCGCCTCGACCGCCATCCTCACAATCCTCGCCGCGCTGCTATTGGGCGCGATGAGTCCGGGACCCAGCTTCGTCATCGTCGCGCGCAACGCGATCGGCCTGTCGCGCGGCGACGGTCTCGCGACGGCGCTCGGCATGGGCATCGGCGGTGTGTTTTTTAGCGGCATCGCGCTGCTCGGTCTCTATACGCTGCTCGCGACGGTCGAATGGCTCTACGTCGGGCTGAAAGTAGCCGGCGGCGTCTACCTGGTTTATCTGGCGTCGAAAATCTGGCGCGGCGCCGCGAAGCCGCTCGCGTTCAGCGAAACGCAAACCGGCAGCGGCGTCAATCCGCGCAAGTCGTTCTGGGTCGGCCTGAGCACGCAGCTGAGCAATCCGAAGACGGCCGTCTATTACGGCAGTATCTTCGCCGCGCTGCTGCCGCAGCATCCGCCGGTGTGGTGCTATTTCGCGCTGCCGCCGGCGATCTTCGCGATCGAAGCGGGCTGGTACACGATCGTCGCACTGTGCTTTTCGAGCCAACGGCCGCGCGAAATCTATCTGCGCTGGAAGGCGTGGATCGATCGCATCGCCGCGGGCGCGGTGACCGCGCTAGGTCTGCGGCTGATCTTGAATGCGCACAAGGTCGGGATTTGA